A region of the marine bacterium B5-7 genome:
GTAATGACGACACAATGAATCTTTGGGCACAGCCAAGATTTTTGCATCTTCACCTGATTCATCCGTCATGTTAAGCATACCGACTGGGCGCACTTCAATGACAGAACCAGTTAATAACGGTGAAGGCGTAACCACCAACACATCGCAAGGATCGCCATCGTTAGACAAAGTCTGTGGCACATAACCATAGTTACAAGGATAGTACATCGCTGTCGACAAAAAGCGGTCCACCACCATCGCACCACTGGCTTTATCAACCTCATATTTGACCGGTGCGCCATGCGTTGGGATCTCG
Encoded here:
- the ppa gene encoding inorganic pyrophosphatase, whose product is MDINAMGPGSEAPDLVNVIIEIPTHGAPVKYEVDKASGAMVVDRFLSTAMYYPCNYGYVPQTLSNDGDPCDVLVVTPSPLLTGSVIEVRPVGMLNMTDESGEDAKILAVPKDSLCRHYRHVKTLEDLPAILLEQIEHFFTHYKDLEPSKWVKVEGWEGIDAAKAELKAGIARHQETETA